A part of Papaver somniferum cultivar HN1 unplaced genomic scaffold, ASM357369v1 unplaced-scaffold_118, whole genome shotgun sequence genomic DNA contains:
- the LOC113330334 gene encoding histone-lysine N-methyltransferase SUVR5-like: MEILALSCNGESNGPQMSTGTNFMCNGESTEHEKQVQASDVTNEVDNILQNEGDKPGEDPRVLSEVPNSESICAQTSNCKNTVEEKESPCSLNAEKQVNESCSVVDIPFNVDKCGGELPTSTKDGESHLQEDRWLDQKETPAKQVGETCTEVDIPFNVENIGGKLPSSTRDGESQLQEAQWLDQEETVALWVKWRGKWQAGIRCARADCPLSTLKARPTHGRKQYFVVFFPQTRNYSWADTLLVRPIHELPEPIAHKSHSRGMAKVKDLSLPRRFIIQKLAISMVNVSDQLHNEAVIECARAVAAWKEFALEASGCKSYSDLGRMLLKLQTMVLKQFIDPNWLQNSFDLWVERCCNAQSAESVETLKEELINSVTWDKIEALWNAPTQPELGPEWKTWKQEVMKWFSLSNPTASEKRKEQPQCDSPMSMDHQISKKRPKLEVRRAEIHASQMEASTSHDVILQNTVIDIDSGYFNSDVLGNASTLLSDRSSDMMVAKPSAQSNDPPTIPDGWDKMVVEVENSGLVKTAEVAEPLNMNPLDPGNKYRQCMAFIEAKGRQCVRWANEDSVYCCVHLTTRSIGKTANAEQAHPSDTPMCEGTTTHGTKCKHRSRFGSPFCKKHGLQENQLLTDMEHQSNSPENALKRKHIEMSVSGKEMVLWAEGHNSVPENSISLMEGETFDGRTNSVGISGYPQCIGLYNEHSNAPCPERAKLHTLYCEKHLPSWLKRARNGKSRIISKEIFADLLRACSTQNQKLHFHQACDLLYVFVKTILHRRNPVSKATQLQWILSEASKDIGVGEWLIRLVSREREKINTFWRFDVNKDNTVTSSGFEPAALVAVVPQSDINNSQNSVKCKICSEAFSNAQVLGTHWMENHKKEAKWLFRGYVCAVCMNSFTNKKVLEAHVRERHEKQSLEHCIRFQCTPCGTHFMSPQQLWSHVLTLHCDDFKLPSTTDQQHNISITPQQLHLGKAGRSGNEVAGKRFSCKVCGLKFDLLPDLGRHHQAAHMVLEVTNNTSSKRGTHLNPYKLKSGRPNHTGFTKGLEEDSYRIRKPFQASSSGSTGVRVQTQVAEEVGLGRLVEYQCSSVANNLFSEIQKTKPRPSNLDILSVARTTCCKRNLVAALEERFGILPERLYLKAAKLCSELNIQVEWHQEGYICPKGCMMNTKPCNSSPLSPLSSDFTKIQLVKTDDPISEDEWDMDECHCVLESRHIKLKPMSVLLFEDVSFGRETIPISCVVDENLLASLHNAASEVSNGKTIRSPSPWEGFTYVKERLLDPCLGLDTKSSQLGCSCPHSTCSADACDHVYLFDNDYEAAEDINGQPMHDRFPYDEDGRIILKEIYPVYECNSMCSCDKSCRNRILQNGVKVKLEVFKTEKKGWAVRAGEAISRGTFVCEYIGEVLNDQEATKRYDKEGCSYLYHINSHIDSMSELVEGGTVSHVIDATRYGNVSRFINHSCSPNLFTYQVLVDNMDSQLAHIGLYANRDIDKNEELAYDYRRELLLEGKGHPCYCGATNCRGRIY, translated from the exons ATGGAAATCTTGGCGTTATCATGTAATGGAGAATCTAACGGCCCACAGATGAGCACAGGGACAAATTTTATGTGCAATGGAGAATCCACCGAGCATGAAAAACAGGTCCAAGCATCTGATGTTACTAACGAAGTTGATAATATCCTTCAAAATGAAGGAGATAAACCTGGTGAAGATCCAAGGGTTTTAAGTGAAGTACCTAATTCTGAAAGTATTTGTGCTCAAACCTCAAATTGCAAGAATACGGTTGAGGAGAAAGAGTCTCCATGTAGCTTGAATGCCGAAAAGCAAGTCAATGAATCTTGCTCAGTGGTTGATATACCATTTAATGTGGATAAATGCGGAGGTGAGCTTCCAACTAGCACCAAAGATGGAGAATCTCATCTTCAAGAAGACCGGTGGTTAGATCAAAAAGAAACCCCTGCAAAGCAAGTCGGTGAAACTTGCACAGAAGTAGATATACCATTTAATGTGGAAAATATTGGAGGCAAGCTGCCAAGTAGCACCAGAGATGGAGAATCTCAACTTCAAGAAGCCCAGTGGTTAGATCAAGAAGAAACCGTGGCACTGTGGGTGAAG TGGAGAGGAAAATGGCAAGCAGGCATCCGATGTGCGAGGGCAGACTGTCCGCTTTCAACTTTGAAAGCAAGGCCGACACACGGGAGGAAGCAGTATTTTGTAGTATTTTTTCCCCAAACCAGGAATTATTCCTGGGCTGATACATTACTTGTCCGTCCGATTCATGAGCTCCCGGAGCCTATTGCACATAAAAGTCATTCTAGAGGGATGGCAAAGGTCAAAGATTTAAGCCTTCCACGCCGTTTCATCATCCAAAAGCTGGCTATAAGCATGGTGAATGTCAGTGACCAACTACATAATGAG GCTGTAATTGAGTGTGCTCGCGCGGTGGCAGCCTGGAAGGAATTTGCTTTGGAGGCTTCTGGCTGCAAATCTTACTCAGACCTTGGAAGGATGCTTTTGAAGCTTCAGACC ATGGTATTGAAGCAATTTATAGATCCTAATTGGCTTCAAAACTCTTTCGACCTCTGGGTAGAACGCTGTTGTAATGCTCAAAGTGCTGAATCTGTTGAAACATTGAAGGAG GAACTAATAAATTCGGTTACATGGGATAAAATTGAAGCACTCTGGAATGCACCCACGCAACCTGAATTGGGCCCTGAATGGAAAACATGGAAGCAGGAAGTTATGAAGTGGTTCTCGCTATCAAACCCTACAGCCAGTGAAAAACGCAAAGAGCAGCCACAGTGTGACAGTCCTATGAGCATGGATCACCAAATTAGCAAGAAAAGACCTAAACTTGAAGTCCGCCGCGCAGAGATTCATGCTTCGCAAATGGAAGCTAGCACTTCACATGACGTCATCCTTCAGAATACCGTTATTGATATAGATTCTGGATATTTTAATAGCGATGTGCTTGGTAATGCTAGCACATTACTATCCGATCGTTCTAGTGACATGATGGTTGCTAAGCCATCTGCACAATCTAATGATCCTCCTACTATTCCCGACGGGTGGGACAAAATGGTTGTTGAAGTGGAAAACTCCGGGTTGGTTAAAACTGCTGAAGTGGCAGAACCCCTGAATATGAATCCTTTAGATCCTGGAAACAAATACCGGCAATGCATGGCTTTTATTGAAGCAAAGGGAAGGCAGTGTGTTAGGTGGGCTAATGAAGATAGTGTCTACTGTTGCGTGCATCTGACTACTCGTTCCATCGgcaaaactgcaaatgcagaacaaGCACACCCTAGTGATACTCCAATGTGTGAAGGAACCACCACTCATGGTACAAAATGTAAGCATCGATCTCGATTTGGATCTCCTTTCTGCAAGAAGCATGGGCTCCAGGAGAACCAGCTTTTGACGGATATGGAACACCAGTCAAATTCACCTGAAAATGCACTTAAAAGAAAACACATAGAGATGAGTGTTAGTGGCAAAGAAATGGTTTTGTGGGCAGAAGGCCATAATTCTGTTCCAGAGAATTCAATCTCTTTGATGGAGGGAGAAACTTTCGATGGGAGAACCAACTCAGTAGGAATATCGGGATACCCTCAATGTATTGGATTGTACAACGAACACAGTAATGCTCCCTGTCCTGAACGTGCCAAATTGCACACGCTGTACTGTGAGAAGCATCTTCCAAGCTGGCTTAAACGTGCCAGGAATGGTAAAAGTAGGATTATTTCTAAAGAAATCTTTGCTGATCTTTTAAGGGCTTGTAGCACACAGAATCAGAAATTGCATTTCCATCAAGCATGTGACCTCTTATATGTTTTTGTTAAAACCATTCTTCACCGACGAAACCCGGTTTCCAAGGCGACCCAGCTCCAGTGGATCTTATCTGAAGCTTCTAAAGATATAGGTGTTGGTGAATGGCTAATCAGGTTGGTGTCTCGTGAAAGAGAAAAAATCAATACGTTTTGGCGCTTCGATGTTAACAAAGACAATACAGTTACCTCCTCTGGCTTTGAACCAGCAGCACTTGTTGCAGTGGTTCCCCAGAGCGACATAAACAACAGTCAGAACAGTGTTAAATGCAAGATATGTTCAGAGGCATTTTCCAACGCTCAAGTGCTTGGTACCCACTGGATGGAGAACCATAAAAAGGAAGCTAAATGGCTGTTCAGAGGGTATGTATGTGCAGTTTGCATGAATTCATTTACTAACAAGAAAGTTCTTGAGGCCCATGTTAGGGAACGACATGAAAAACAATCTCTTGAACATTGTATACGGTTCCAATGTACACCTTGTGGGACCCATTTTATGAGTCCACAACAGTTATGGTCACATGTACTGACGCTTCACTGTGATGACTTCAAACTGCCGTCTACCACCGATCAACAACATAACATATCTATAACtcctcaacaacttcatcttggtAAGGCTGGTAGGTCGGGGAATGAAGTTGCAGGAAAGAGGTTTTCGTGTAAGGTCTGTGGGTTAAAGTTCGATCTTTTACCTGATTTAGGGCGCCACCATCAAGCTGCTCATATGGTTTTGGAGGTCACCAACAATACGTCTTCAAAGAGAGGAACTCATCTTAATCCTTATAAATTAAAATCGGGTAGACCCAACCACACTGGTTTTACCAAAGGTCTTGAAGAGGATTCATATAGGATCAGGAAACCCTTCCAGGCATCAAGCTCTGGTAGTACTGGGGTAAGAGTACAGACTCAGGTAGCTGAAGAAGTGGGTCTGGGTAGGCTAGTTGAATATCAGTGTTCATCTGTTGCAAACAATTTGTTTTCTGAGATACAGAAAACAAAACCTCGTCCAAGTAACCTTGACATTCTTTCCGTTGCTCGAACAACTTGTTGCAAGAGAAACCTCGTAGCAGCGCTCGAAGAGAGGTTTGGTATACTGCCGGAACGTTTATATCTCAAGGCGGCAAAGCTCTGTAGTGAACTGAATATTCAGGTGGAGTGGCACCAAGAAGGATATATCTGCCCTAAAGGATGTATGATGAACACAAAACCTTGTAATTCCTCTCCCTTGTCGCCTCTCTCAAGTGATTTTACGAAAATTCAATTAGTAAAGACAGATGATCCTATTAGTGAAGATGAGTGGGATATGGATGAATGTCATTGCGTACTTGAATCACGGCATATAAAATTGAAACCCATGTCAGTACTCTTGTTTGAAGATGTAAGTTTTGGGCGAGAAACAATTCCAATAAGTTGTGTAGTGGATGAGAATCTTCTTGCGTCCCTCCACAATGCTGCAAGTGAAGTGTCCAATGGAAAAACAATTCGGTCCCCTTCGCCTTGGGAGGGTTTTACCTATGTTAAGGAGCGGTTACTTGATCCGTGCCTTGGTCTCGATACCAAG AGTTCGCAGTTGGGCTGTTCTTGCCCACACTCAACCTGTTCAGCAGATGCCTGTGATCACGTGTACCTCTTTGACAATGACTATGAAGCGGCTGAGGATATTAATGGTCAACCAATGCATGATAGATTTCCATATGATGAAGATGGTCGAATTATTTTAAAG GAGATATACCCAGTCTATGAGTGCAACTCAATGTGCAGCTGTGACAAGAGTTGCCGGAATAGGATTTTGCAAAATGGGGTGAAAGTCAAATTAGAGGTTTTTAAAACGGAGAAAAAG GGTTGGGCAGTCAGAGCTGGTGAAGCAATTTCACGTGGAACATTTGTGTGTGAGTACATTGGGGAAGTTCTAAATGATCAGGAGGCAACCAAGAG GTATGACAAGGAAGGTTGCAGCTATCTGTATCACATTAACTCTCACATCGACAGCATGAGTGAATTAGTTGAAGGAGGAACTGTGTCCCATGTCATTGATGCAACACGATACGGGAATGTTTCTCGGTTCATTAACCATAG TTGCTCGCCCAACCTTTTTACATACCAAGTTCTGGTGGATAATATGGATAGCCAACTTGCACATATTGGATTATATGCGAATCGTGAT ATTGATAAAAATGAAGAGCTAGCTTATGACTACCGTCGTGAGCTACTGCTGGAGGGAAAAGGGCACCCTTGCTATTGCGGTGCTACGAACTGTCGTGGGCGTATATACTGA